Below is a genomic region from Oligoflexia bacterium.
TTTGCAATATCAACATCTGAAAGTGTATCGGTACGTTTAGCTTCATCAACGCCAGCTTCTTTCAAAATCTTGCGAGATGAACTAACACCAATACCGAAAATGTAGGTAAGGCCGATTACAATTCTTTTATTTCTGGGAAGATCGACACCAGCTAAACGAGCCATTTACAAATTACCCCTGACGTTGTTTATGTTTTGGGTTGTCACAAATTACGCGAACAACGCCACGACGTTTAATTAATTTACATTTCACACAAATCTTTTTTACTGACGCACGTACTTTCATTTTTTCTCTCACTAAGCGCTTATTGAGCGCGGAAAATAATTCTTCCTCGAGTTAAATCATATGGAGAAAGTTCTACAGTTACTTTGTCACCAGGTAAAATACGAATATAGTGCATGCGCATTTTTCCTGAAATATGAGCCAAAACTTTGTGTCCGTTGGCAAGTTGTACACGAAACATCGCATTGGGAAGAGGTTCTAAAACCGTACCCTCAACTTCTATGCTTTCTTCTTTTGCCATAACTCCCGACGACATTATAAAATATCCCGGTCACTCAGTATTACCGGGCCTTGTTCTGTTATTGCCACAGTGTGTTCAAAATGAGCTGCGAGACTACCATCCACAGTTACAGCTGTCCAGTTG
It encodes:
- the rpmJ gene encoding 50S ribosomal protein L36; this encodes MKVRASVKKICVKCKLIKRRGVVRVICDNPKHKQRQG
- the infA gene encoding translation initiation factor IF-1, producing the protein MAKEESIEVEGTVLEPLPNAMFRVQLANGHKVLAHISGKMRMHYIRILPGDKVTVELSPYDLTRGRIIFRAQ